A window of Periophthalmus magnuspinnatus isolate fPerMag1 chromosome 21, fPerMag1.2.pri, whole genome shotgun sequence genomic DNA:
AAACAAACCTCAGGCctcaggagggacagagggaaagaaggaaggaaggggaggaggagaggagcgagggaggaggacagggagaagggaggggaggagagggaggaggagagggaagcgcagagtgaagaggaggaggagaggagagggagggaggaggagagggaagagaagagggaaaaaatgtggagagaagagagggcaaGAGGGAacaggggaggagagagtgatggaaggaagaggaagaggagagagggaattggggaggggaagagagagaaggggcaaGGGGGAGAAAGAAGTGGAGAACAAGAATAGCCAGGCGAAAAAAAGAgtagaggagaaaaggagagacaaTAGGAACAATGGGGACAGGGAAGTAGGGgacagagtgaggagagaaaagagagagcgactaagacagcagagagagagagagagagaaaacaagagagggagaaagagagaaggcaaatgggagacagagagcgagtgaggagaggaaagaggtggGAGGCCGAGGAGAGATAGGGCGCGCGCGGGTGAGGGAGTCGGAAAGTGCTGATTCAGGCCGCGGTGCTGAGCCGTGACTCACTGTGTTTGGCTCACTCTCAAACCGAACGTGGGAACCCTCCGCGTGCTACGTCAGCGTGCGCGCGCCTgctggggtcaggggtcatcaCACATCCCAAATCTCGGAAACCATATGACCGAAGTGGCGTTCACCCCGAGCTTCGACTCAAAGAGCCCGTGTAGTACGCTCAAAACTGTGTTGCGTGACCGGACGCAAGAGCATACGGCTCAGAGCTCTCCTCTAGCTGCAGAGGGTTCAGCCAGTAGAGCTTAAAGGCCCGTGCAGACAGAACGCGGCAAGCTCCGCTCAGAATCCCATCCTGCGTAACGAGCCCATCGGTGTCCCGCCGAGGGAGAGCGCAGATTTCCCACCTTTGCGAAACGCTGCCGCTTACCCTCCAGTTGGAGCTCTAGCTCATCCAGTCTTtagctcagccaatcacagacccTGAACTGTCAACAAAGCTTAACAGGGCTTCATTTTACAAAATTACCAGGGCATACAGTGCTCTTTTGATCTGACTCCAAGAGTATTAGGTCTCTTGGACATAATGTTATAATCACTTGAATGTGGCAAACCTACGCTGCTAATTTATGTTCATAAACTTAACGGCAACCTGCCGCCCTCTTCCTGGTCTGTGTCCGTGTCTCCGCTGTGAGTCTACAACACCTCGCTGCCTCCCCTCGACTCTACTCTCCACGCGTCAAACGTGGCGGCCTACCGCGTCCTGTCTGCACGAGCTTTTAAACCGTAGCAGCGGAGCTTGAGTGGGGCGTGGCCTGCGCTCCGCCCCGGtccctcctgctctgctccaggctTGACTCGGCTCAGTAAAGTTCACGTTGCTCCGGAGTAACCATCTGCAACTCTCCGTTCATGGCGTCCCTTCTCGCGCTCGCGGTGGCCGCGCTGGCCGCGTTCGTCACCGTGCGCCCCGTGGTGGTGCGCGCCGCCGCCTGTGAGCCCGTGCGCATTCCGCTGTGCCGCGCTATGCCCTGGAACATGACCAAGATGCCCAACCACCTGCACCATAGCACGCAGGACAACGCTGTCTTGGCCATCGAGCAATTCGAGGGGCTGCTGGGTGAGTAGAACTGTAGGCTAGTGAAACCTGTTCTGGAGCTCATTTCTCCTGAATGATTAGTCATGTTTCTTGTGGATCCTATATTCTTGTGGCAAATTAAATCTGGATGAAGTCGAAGCAGGTGTTGTCATTGAATCCTGAAGAGTCCTCTGACACGCTGAAAGTTCTGCCTCGGTTTTTCCTTGTATATACCTGGATTGCATAAAGGTATTTGAGTTTGTTAATTCAAGCGAATTAACAAACAAATCTTTTGAATTAAGTTGTGCCACTTCAGTGGGTTAAGAATCTGCCCTTTTGGTTCCATTTGGAAAGTGTTGGTTGTTCACTGTGTTATCACTGTCTCCGGGGCCCTTGTGTGCACTGATACAGGAGTAGCACAACGTtcagcacgcacacacataagTACACACTTACGCACACGCGTACATACGCAATTTGGGTTTCCGTGATTCTTGGGACATTGCCTTGATTTACattaatttcctggagactgttcctaaccttaacccaaaTCTTAACCTAAGCTTATTGTTGCCTATATCTGaatattactctattttatgatctatgttatgttatttctGAATATTTAGCCTAAGTTCttttgtcaaactgaaaacattctgttccaccttgtgatgtcatgtggtaatacaggaagtaaagtttaaactccatacaccttcactagaatcatttgaatcatttcagccctggaattgccagtctctgctgaactaaaggtaaaagatagctgctaacttaaactaccactttatgacatctaacatgtgtgaatgaaagaatgcataacttcaggtatgttttgaggaggtttCAACAATTTTGCGTACTATAGGGCCtttaaccatgttgttgatctagtaataaaggatttacattATGGGCACCTGGTATATGTCTCCGTAAGAGATGCAGGTCCCCATGATTGTGATGTATGCATGTACTTACTCTCCCCTCACTGTAAGAaatgggcacacacacacacacacatatacccccccccccccccccccccccccacacccacccacacacacacatacatacatacactggCTTTTGGCTTTATCTGGGGCCTGGGGCCACACAGGGGCCACACAGGCGAGCACATTGCAGGTAGACTAGTGCTGCATGAAATGAAGCAAAGCACTTTAAAGGTGTGGAGTTTTCATCAGAGGGGTGCAGGGTACCTGATTTGTACTTGAAATGtgaatttgatttaaaaataatattacttaagtagaagttaAAGTTCTGTAAAATGACTCCAGTACCCTAATTTAAGAAGTGTTTGGCAAATATAATCCACTGTTTAGACACatagtaactgtaatctgataaTAATCTAATTCGGGTTTGAcaatccatatatatatatatatatatatatatatatatatatatatatatatatatatacatgtgtgtgttctaGCTCAAAATACAAAGCATGAGGCAGCGACTCCATTGTCTCTGTAGGCATGtctgtcttctgcatttgaaccAATGGAGCTTAATAACGACCGCTCACCCTCCGGTCCTGGAAGTacatagactttctgaaaacaaatatattaaaagtgTGCAAGTTTGCTCGGGGCTCTGTGATAACTactgaccacaagacctataattttatttaaaatcagttTGTGAAACTTAAACCACCAAagcattaaaacatttagccaaatcttttgttttaaacagcctttttggacttaaaaccaCATAGGTGGTCAGCCTGCGCGATGTGTTTGAACTGTTAACCTttgaaaaaagttttaaaaaaagaaaaatggaaaatttAGTTCCGGAACCAGAgcgggcggtcactgttgagctccatgcCTGTGGTTCTGGAGCAGTTGGCGGGGCTCAGAGGCCCTGTAGCTGTACTTCTCCACAATGAGTTCTGACCCTCTTGTGTCCAGGCACCGGGTGTAGTCCAGACCTGCTGTTCTTCCTGTGTGCAATGTATGCTCCCATCTGCACCATTGACTTCCAGCACGAGCCCATAAAGCCATGTAAAGCAGTGTGCGAGCGTGCCAAGGCCGGCTGCGAACCTGTGATGAGGCGCTACAATCACAGCTGGCCCGATAGCCTCAGCTGCGCCGAGCTGCCCCTGTACGAGCGCGGAGTCTGCATCTCACCTGAGGCCATTGTCAAGGCTGACAACTCAGGTAGGTACTTTCGGGATACTCACAGAGTACTCACACATAGGAATGGGCGATATCAGTATTTTTGTGGCGCTGCCCCATTCTCTGTGggcctttttgaacagactaatgagttaaaatggaaatagaataGAGTATTACATCGCTTTatgtttacacaaacatgtaactaattatttttatagcctagataaacacattttgttatttttacaaaagtgaaaagttaaagtaagAATCAAAAGATACATTTGTGGGTCtggctatggattttaaaagcaaaatatcaCTTGTCCCTGTCCTCCGTGCTAGAGCTGTGCGGTTGAAGTCACTGATAATCTAAATCTGCCTCTCTTGTTTGCAGACTCGTACTATCAGGACCCGGCCCGCTGCAATCCAGGTACAGTCCACAGTGTTATCGTACCATCCCCCCGGCACAGGGAGGAGTATGTGGCTCTGATAGAGTTTGCCTCTGTTTCAattgtgttgtcacaatacagtTTTCTCATGATGTCTGGATAGATGGGTCaatcaaatatatatgttttgggCCTCagaggaacaaaaaaaaattaagcagTGTTTTCTCTGTTATTTATAATGATCAGTAAATAGAACATTTGATTCAATGACCCTAGCTTTTCTGTGTTGAATGTATAGAACTGTTTTCTTACACATCCATATATAGTGtagaacaaagcaaaaaaatgtaGAACTGACACCACTGGTCCGCAGGCTTCCCCTGATCCCTATGTGTACTTCTGTGTCCTTCTGTTTCGGTGGAAGGATGAAGGCACTAAGGCACTGCAGTCGTGACATGTGTGTACTGAGTCTCTAGTGTGTTGAATTCATACTTCACAGTGACAtgatgctgggggtgttctacatgtatgcctatggcagaatgttcagaagTTACCATGGTGGTTACCATTAGTAAACACCGACAAAAAAGATTAGTcagaaaactaaagaaaaataataaatgcttttaaacaacacattgaTCAAtacgttcatggtcctgtttagctgtttgatttttcaataaaatgtgagagtgactaactgaaaaactgctggctaatgctacCTAGCTTATGACTGTAATGATATTAGAGAAGGATTAACTAACAACTAACTCAGTTCTTAATGGTcagattgtattaaaacaaatgtcAGATTTAAGTCCAAAAGAGCTTTAAGCAGAGCAGTGcctttagttagcatcacaccctcagggaatgctgatgacatctgctgcaaagtatcaactgtGACAGTCGTATCGAATGATTTCATATGTAGCCAGTCTACCTCTTTTGATATCACTCTGTGTTGTCTTTTGGGTGTTGCGGTAGAAACAACAGGGGCTCAGTCCAAGAAAGTttaatctgtatcaaaatttaCACAACACAACTACATTAGTAAAGACAGCCTGAAAAGTGTAGCAAAATTATTAAAAGGCATTACATAATGATTTACAAAAGAATTTGTTACTTCAGAGATGTTGCACAATTCTGAAAGAACTCACAGCAGCACAGGTACAATAAatcaaacaataacaaaataactgGTGGaatttaataatatataatgatTGAAAAAGCATGAATTTCTATTAACCTGTTATACATATTAGATTGAGTACTCTTGCGTCCCCATAGCCACTTGACTCCTGATCATGTGACATGTGTCCATCACAGTTTCGAATTTCAGGACTCATTGTGGAGACGCCCTTCCTCCATCACACACTAGCTCACACAGTTCGTCGTGAAAAAAGAGAAGCTGGAAAAATGACAAGCGTCTTTGTTAAGCTGATGAAGTTAATGATGAGCTAATGCATGTGCTGTTACTATAGAAACCAGTCCGGACTTCCCTCTGGACTCTAAGAACCTGCGCTGCAGAGGCCCAAGCTTAGGTAAGACCTCAGAGCCTCCCTCTGCTCACCCTCACCCCCCTGCTTTGGAGACCTCTCTCTTTGCCACCCACTCACTCTACAGAACTCACCTAGAGACTAGAGACCCCACCGCCCTCACCCATTCACTTTGGAGACatcaccccccccccacccacTGTCTTTGTAGACCTCAACTCCCTCACCCACTTGCTCCACAGACCTCACCCTCTTTCACCCATTTGCTTCAGAGACCTCACCCACTCACTCTAGAGACATCACCCCCACCCCCTACTCACTCACTCTAGAGACTTCAAACCCTTCACCCACTCGCTTTAGAGACCTTATCCTCTCACTCTAGAGACCTGACCCCTCCCAACCACCGCTCTACAGACCTCACCCACTCACTTAAGAGACCCCCCCTCACCCACACCCATGCCCCATCGCTCTGGAGACTTGAGGATgactcagtgtttttgtttctgctcTAGAACGTTGCAAGTGCAAAAATGTGCGAATGGGACAGAAAACCTACCTGAAGAACAATTACAACTACGGTAAGgcaaaaaagacaaacagaacAAGGCTGGTTAGAATACTAGTATAAAAGACTTTACACAAAGAAGACCTGTTGTCCTTGTGGCTGCTATGTTGTTATAACACCTGCAGatcattatgctataatttggacattttaactcACAATATCCATctgaaacaacttaataaaagaaacaagtctgctaaCTTCAGCATTAGAAAACAGAGGCACCCAGTGGGAGAAGACATCGCcacaaacgtcatcacaacaaagagccatgtacCTGTCGGCCTCTCCTATGGACAGctacacatcacactagcgagcttcttttttccccatttgtatcaaaatgactacgcaacactgccaaatcctgcgTATATCGCCAATTAAGAAAATCTAATTTGAAAGCAAAGTATGGAGTAGTGGGCGTATACCGGTGGTGCTGACAACAGTGGtagattggcaatatggcatcttgaaaataagcgattaaagattttcaaacatgcacaaatcactccaaatacaacttttagtgagtaaatggtgagtgaaaacaattataacatgggttaaaTCTCTGAAACATCCATTTTGCTGAGTAGCTCTACtttaaatgcaataataaatatgttacaCTGGTGACATCAGTTGAAACAGAATGGCATTTTGGATAATGGATATATGTAACATACTGTGTCTAATAATGAGCTAATTAGACATTTAACGTTTTTATCTGGTAAACACGCATTTACGTAAACATGTCTTTACAGAGATGGGCCTGGTAATGGTCATAAAGGAGTTCTTATATTTATGCTGCACTGACATGGAAAGGATAGAATATGATCTGTTGTGGTCTTAGCTTTGTACACTGTACAATATGAGCGTCAGTGAAGAGTGGGACAGCAGAACCACTATACgtatattaaagcagacctattatgcaaaatggacttttcagagcttttaatcattttatagttgtttccttctcatttaccctctgaagttatatttggagtgattcatgcatgagcagtctttaatcacttattttcaagacgctatATTGTActtcatttgtaaaaaaaatctgctacttgctagCATGATatacagctatccataggaggtgccgACAACTCCACATGTCTTTGTTATGATGACATTTATAGCAATGTCGGCTCCTTTCTTTTAGTAagacgttttagatgaatattgcgatttaaaatgtccaaattataacataatgagtgtcatagattataactatatagcagacacaagtacagtatgtcttctttaaaggtcccctattacacaaaattgtctcttttgagctttaagccatgttagtatgttgttgcctcatcaaaaacatacctgaagtgttttgtttcattcacacatgtttgggtaatcctccattattagtctatctacatctccaaagctcaaaattctctgttgtgatgttgttgtcCTATATCATCATATTTCAATAgctacctttgaccttttgtccaatgattctagtgaaagtgtatgtgtttgaaaacacattggagcacttcctgtatttccacatgacatcacaaggtagaacagagtgttttcagtttaagaacgtagcttaaatatgcagggtttgtgtgttaaacatgtgtaaatgaaacaaaacacaactccaggtgtgtttttgatgaggaaacaacattataacacagaacagaaaataGTATTATATGGGGCCTTAAATATTAATCCTCAAAATAAGAGGAATGATCTGGGTGCTGTAGCTCCATTAAAATCCCAAACACAGTCATCCATCTTAGGAACTTGAGATGTAgatgtgtgttgatgtgtgaaTAGTCCGGTCATTCAGAGGGAGGAGCTGTAGTCTGATGGCTGCAGGGAGTTAAGTGCTttagtgaaaaatgtgcagataaACTGTTCCAAACTAAGTCCATGTTGTATCCCTGCACAGAACAGAGGCTGTCATAAAAGGTTGCAGACTAAACGGCACGAAGCGCAGCTAACACAAAGCTACTACAGCTCATGACAGTTCAGCACAAATTGAGCTAGTCTTAACTAAATACTTAAATGGACATTATTACTGTgacaatttaaaggtcctatatgatgcaaaatttactcttgtgagctttaaattatgttataatgctgttacctcatcaaaagaTATACCTTGaggtgtgttttatttaattcccacatgtttaagtaattctACATTATTAACtagtctacatttccaaaggtcaaggtaaggcaagtttcagtcacaatgcaacaaatccaaacatcatgattaaaaatgataaaaaaaatgtacattaagagaagagtgcagaataaaaacaaaccaaaaaaaaatcagtcatatgcacagctaaatagaaccattttgagcctggatttaaactttgttaaggcccgtctcacatcttcaggaagactgtttcaggttttagctgcataaaactcaagAGCTGTTTCCCCATGTTtagactctgggcaccagcaggaggccggtccctgaagtcctcagagtgtgagatggttcatatggcactagcATGCTGGAGATGTagtttggtgctaggccatggagagacttgtacatagACAAGgctgctttaaaatctattctctgAACTACGGGAAGACAGTGAAGAAACCTGAGCACAGGAATGATGTGCTTGTACTTCtgggttctagtcaggacctgagcagcagcgttctggatgtagtGCAGCTGTCTTAACTCTGGTTTGGAGAGaacagtgagcaggccattataGTAGCCTAACCTACTAGAGACAAATGCAGGGATAGGTCTGCGCTGTTCCAtcgtgtgatgtcataaagtggtagttgaACTAAGTAATGCTGTTGAAAACAACACATTGCTTGATCACTATGTTACTTATTGCTGtttagaaaatgctatattcgcagatagcaatgtattaaaatgtggtTTCAGTTCCATTTTAAAGCTCTGACTCTCCCCTTCAGTCACTCACCCTTCAGAGTGCAATCACCCGCTAATGGGACTACTGCACATGGCATCAGGTCAGTGaatttgtagtgtattgttttgttttgtgtaccTTGCagaagcatgggtgacataggcttgtgggctgagccacGTACAAGAGGCATGGTCTCATACTGCtaaacgtaaggagggtttaaatGGTTTCCAGGAGAGACTggaagattactcaaacatacatggatgacatataaaacctttttcaggcatgtttttgatgagggaacaacgttataacatggtagaaagcgcCCAAAAATAAATTTTGCATAGTAGCCCCTCTTTAAGGtttattcttttctttattttggatAGATACATCAGAACACAAACACCCCCAAGGACCCTTTGACCTTTTTATGCTGGTTAAAGCAAAGGTCTCCTTTTTCATATTGTTTCTTTCCAAAAAACAATGTTGTCTTTTTTAGCATGATGTATTTGGGAGACTCGGTGTTCCATGTTAGCAATGTCAAGAAAATCAAGAAGCCATGTTTTGTTTCGTGAGAGGATTAGGATTTTTCCATCTGCTAGCAATAAGAGGTTTGGCTGCAGTGAGGCCTGAGAGTCAAATGTGTTTGTGCCTAACAGATAATGGTCCATCAGAGCTGTCATTCAGTAGAAGTGTGTTTGGCAGGTAAGGCAATGCTATCTATAGATAGAGTGAAGCAACGTCTTTCTAAAAGGTTGTAACTCACTGAGGGGAtggaagtatttttattttgtttagttcCTGGGGACAAAAATAGGTTATTTTTCcatggttggctgctcttgtggttGACTGGCTGGCAGACTGAActgcttttaaactttttaaacttttagctCAAATTTTTTACTTAACATTTTGGGATGTGACCAACTAAGAAGTGCAACAGATGCAGTTTAAAGGATGGAAGTTAAGGACTACtggattgtgtgatttgagccgtttttcctgtatccatggtgAACCTGCATGGAGCTAGCtatgctaaccagctagctATAAAATGTTAAAGACTTTTTATACCAAATGGGGCAGAAGACGT
This region includes:
- the frzb gene encoding secreted frizzled-related protein 3 codes for the protein MASLLALAVAALAAFVTVRPVVVRAAACEPVRIPLCRAMPWNMTKMPNHLHHSTQDNAVLAIEQFEGLLGTGCSPDLLFFLCAMYAPICTIDFQHEPIKPCKAVCERAKAGCEPVMRRYNHSWPDSLSCAELPLYERGVCISPEAIVKADNSDSYYQDPARCNPETSPDFPLDSKNLRCRGPSLERCKCKNVRMGQKTYLKNNYNYVIRARVREVRNRGLEPTAVVEVREVLKSSLVNIPRETHTLYYSSSCLCPPLTPGEEYLIMGYESEERSRLLLIDGSIAQKWKDKMSKKIKRWNQILQEGGAARPGHAH